A genomic region of Streptomyces diastaticus subsp. diastaticus contains the following coding sequences:
- a CDS encoding proton-conducting transporter transmembrane domain-containing protein, translated as MSAPLWLLPALPLAGGAVLLLTGHRADRAAPTAGAVLAVATCALATVAARAGADATAPFLPGLPARLSVDGLSAPLAVTVAAVAALVLLAGRAGLGPSGSPARFTGLMLIFTGAMLTTVTAATLPVLLTGWEVMGATSWALIGHGWRDREATGAATTAFLTTRGCDLGLYVAAGAGLAGGAASLALDDLARTDEPWRSVAAAGVILAALGKSAQLPFSFWLSGAMRGPAPVSALLHSATMVAAGAYLLLRTGPLLAATGWGAELTAWAGAATALVLGLVAVAQRDLKQLLAASTCAQLGFMVLAAGAGATTGGTLQLLAHAAAKSLLFLLSGAWLSAYGTRLLPGLAGAARLPRALGPLFTTGALCLAGLPPLALWAAKDVLLAAALTRDPWLYATGLAGAALAAVYSTKALWYVWRPAPPPATAPPARPALLAPLTLLALACAALTPLALPPLRTALERTLDSGGRPAPHLGEAALSGGLALAAAAWAWSRGGPRLDLPAPFTDWLGLERAARALVVRPVLAAARLAAAFDTRVLERATDTVAHGALALARSTDRLAERGLADGVNALAAAVRRAGTGARRPQTGQLHQYLAQAVAAFTALAVVFVLVR; from the coding sequence ATGAGCGCCCCGCTCTGGCTGCTGCCGGCCCTGCCCCTGGCCGGCGGCGCGGTCCTGCTGCTCACCGGGCACCGCGCCGACCGGGCCGCCCCCACCGCGGGCGCCGTCCTCGCCGTCGCCACCTGCGCACTGGCCACCGTCGCCGCCCGGGCCGGGGCCGACGCCACCGCGCCCTTCCTGCCGGGGCTGCCCGCCCGGCTGTCCGTCGACGGCCTCTCCGCACCGCTCGCCGTCACGGTCGCCGCCGTCGCGGCCCTGGTGCTGCTCGCCGGCCGCGCCGGTCTCGGCCCGTCCGGCTCCCCGGCTCGCTTCACCGGCCTGATGCTGATCTTCACCGGCGCCATGCTGACCACCGTCACCGCCGCCACCCTGCCGGTCCTCCTGACGGGCTGGGAGGTCATGGGAGCCACCTCCTGGGCACTCATCGGCCACGGCTGGCGCGACCGGGAGGCCACCGGTGCCGCCACCACCGCCTTCCTCACCACCCGCGGCTGCGACCTCGGCCTCTACGTCGCGGCCGGCGCCGGCCTCGCCGGAGGGGCCGCGTCCCTCGCCCTCGACGACCTCGCCCGCACCGACGAGCCCTGGCGCTCCGTCGCCGCGGCCGGCGTCATCCTCGCCGCACTCGGCAAGTCCGCCCAGCTCCCGTTCAGCTTCTGGCTCTCCGGCGCCATGCGCGGCCCCGCCCCCGTCTCCGCCCTGCTCCACTCGGCCACCATGGTCGCCGCGGGGGCGTACCTGCTGCTGCGTACCGGCCCGCTGCTGGCCGCCACCGGCTGGGGTGCGGAGCTGACCGCCTGGGCCGGCGCCGCCACCGCCCTCGTGCTGGGCCTGGTCGCCGTCGCCCAACGCGACCTCAAACAGCTCCTGGCCGCCTCCACCTGCGCCCAGCTCGGCTTCATGGTGCTGGCCGCAGGGGCGGGCGCCACCACCGGCGGCACCCTCCAACTCCTCGCCCACGCCGCCGCCAAGAGCCTGCTCTTCCTTCTCTCCGGTGCCTGGCTCAGCGCCTACGGCACCCGTCTGCTCCCTGGCCTCGCGGGCGCCGCCCGCCTTCCCCGCGCCCTCGGCCCGCTCTTCACCACCGGCGCCCTCTGCCTCGCCGGGCTCCCCCCGCTCGCCCTCTGGGCCGCCAAGGACGTCCTGCTCGCCGCGGCCCTCACCCGCGACCCCTGGCTCTACGCCACCGGCCTCGCCGGGGCAGCCCTCGCCGCCGTCTACAGCACCAAGGCCCTCTGGTACGTGTGGCGACCGGCGCCCCCGCCCGCGACCGCGCCCCCCGCCCGGCCCGCGCTGCTCGCCCCGCTCACCCTGCTCGCGCTGGCCTGCGCCGCCCTCACCCCGCTCGCCCTGCCACCCCTGCGCACCGCTCTGGAGCGCACCCTCGACTCCGGCGGCCGGCCCGCGCCCCACCTGGGGGAGGCGGCCCTGTCCGGCGGGCTCGCCCTCGCCGCCGCGGCGTGGGCCTGGTCGCGGGGCGGGCCGCGCCTCGACCTGCCCGCCCCCTTCACGGACTGGCTCGGCCTGGAACGCGCCGCCCGCGCCCTGGTCGTCCGCCCCGTCCTGGCCGCCGCGCGCCTCGCCGCCGCCTTCGACACCCGGGTCCTGGAACGCGCCACGGACACCGTCGCCCACGGCGCCCTCGCGCTGGCCCGTAGCACCGACCGGCTCGCCGAGCGCGGCCTGGCGGACGGGGTGAACGCGCTGGCGGCGGCCGTCCGCCGGGCCGGCACGGGCGCGCGGCGGCCGCAGACCGGGCAGCTCCACCAGTACCTGGCCCAAGCCGTCGCCGCGTTCACCGCCCTCGCCGTCGTTTTCGTCCTCGTCCGGTGA
- the nuoK gene encoding NADH-quinone oxidoreductase subunit NuoK, which translates to MTLTFLLLLAAALFCTGLFGVLTQQSVVMLMMGLELMIGAVIVAASAAWRHLAPADAGGQVVVVLAVTAMALEMAVGFAVVTALFRTGEKDLTDQAAELRG; encoded by the coding sequence GTGACTCTCACGTTCCTGCTGCTGCTCGCCGCCGCCCTGTTCTGCACCGGCCTCTTCGGAGTGCTGACCCAGCAGTCCGTGGTGATGCTGATGATGGGGCTGGAGCTGATGATCGGCGCCGTGATCGTCGCCGCCTCCGCCGCCTGGCGCCATCTCGCCCCCGCCGACGCCGGCGGCCAGGTCGTCGTCGTCCTCGCGGTCACCGCGATGGCCCTGGAGATGGCGGTCGGCTTCGCCGTGGTCACCGCCCTGTTCCGCACCGGTGAGAAGGACCTCACCGACCAGGCCGCGGAGCTGCGCGGATGA
- a CDS encoding NADH-quinone oxidoreductase subunit J, translating to MLNDILAWALGLFAVAAGVMVFRFDSMARATFALLAALLCVAGEVLLLGLEYLGVVIILMMTVEMAVMAVFMIMFMMNPAGLMPMAMLHNTRAAAVLCAALFALLAAGILTADWPAATGRPPADPTFELGMSLMGPQMLTMMTLGTALFATIVATVVLATRRGRYDRWGDDLRAERPDDPVRGGVGR from the coding sequence GTGCTGAACGACATCCTGGCGTGGGCGCTCGGCCTGTTCGCGGTCGCGGCCGGCGTCATGGTCTTCCGGTTCGACTCGATGGCCCGCGCCACCTTCGCCCTGCTGGCCGCCCTGCTGTGCGTCGCGGGGGAGGTGCTGCTGCTCGGCCTGGAGTACCTCGGAGTGGTGATCATCCTGATGATGACCGTCGAGATGGCGGTGATGGCCGTCTTCATGATCATGTTCATGATGAACCCGGCCGGGTTGATGCCCATGGCCATGCTCCACAACACCCGCGCCGCCGCCGTGCTCTGCGCCGCTCTCTTCGCCCTGCTCGCCGCCGGGATCCTCACCGCCGACTGGCCCGCCGCCACCGGCCGGCCGCCGGCCGACCCCACCTTCGAACTGGGCATGTCCCTGATGGGGCCCCAGATGCTCACCATGATGACGCTCGGCACGGCCCTGTTCGCCACCATCGTCGCCACCGTCGTCCTCGCCACCCGGCGGGGCCGCTACGACCGGTGGGGTGACGACCTGCGTGCCGAACGGCCCGACGATCCCGTACGCGGAGGTGTCGGCCGGTGA
- a CDS encoding NADH-quinone oxidoreductase subunit H, which translates to MADSAPLWTAAALPVLLVPAALAVACADARSAAPAREVLRLLVQQPRRTVAADTLATRTGTVLLPVAAVLAAAVVPLGSTPVSDLGDGVVWFNAMEALAWAAVWLAGWGPGSTLSAVGGYRFLAQGLAYEIPHMLALTTAALGAGSLRVTEIADAQRGLWFAVWMPAAFALYLLSAAAMAFWGPFGQPAGRDLARGVASELTGADRLLLLGGRRLLLLTSAAMAVPLFLGGGHGPLLPGWAWTLVKTGAVLALLLWLRRRLPGVRMDRYTELAWVVLTPLAVLQALVVAVVVLP; encoded by the coding sequence GTGGCTGACTCCGCGCCCTTGTGGACGGCCGCCGCCCTGCCGGTCCTCCTCGTCCCCGCCGCCCTCGCCGTGGCGTGCGCCGACGCCCGCTCGGCCGCCCCCGCGCGCGAGGTGCTGCGGCTGCTCGTCCAGCAGCCGCGCCGCACCGTCGCGGCGGACACCCTCGCCACGCGCACCGGCACCGTGCTGCTGCCGGTGGCCGCCGTCCTGGCCGCCGCCGTCGTCCCGCTCGGCTCGACCCCGGTGAGCGACCTCGGCGACGGCGTGGTCTGGTTCAACGCCATGGAGGCGCTGGCCTGGGCGGCGGTCTGGCTGGCCGGCTGGGGACCCGGCTCCACCCTGTCGGCGGTCGGCGGCTACCGCTTCCTCGCACAGGGCCTCGCCTACGAGATCCCGCACATGCTGGCCCTCACCACCGCCGCGCTCGGAGCGGGATCGCTGCGCGTCACGGAGATCGCCGACGCGCAGCGCGGCCTGTGGTTCGCCGTGTGGATGCCGGCCGCCTTCGCGCTCTACCTCCTGAGCGCGGCGGCCATGGCCTTCTGGGGGCCGTTCGGCCAGCCCGCCGGACGCGACCTCGCCCGGGGTGTGGCGTCCGAACTGACCGGCGCCGACCGCCTCCTGCTCCTGGGCGGGCGCCGCCTGCTGCTGCTGACCTCCGCCGCGATGGCCGTCCCGCTCTTCCTCGGCGGCGGCCACGGCCCGCTGCTGCCCGGCTGGGCCTGGACCCTGGTGAAGACCGGGGCGGTGCTCGCGCTGCTGCTGTGGCTGCGCCGCCGCCTGCCGGGCGTCCGCATGGACCGGTACACCGAACTGGCCTGGGTGGTGCTGACGCCGCTCGCGGTCCTCCAGGCGCTGGTCGTCGCCGTGGTGGTGCTGCCATGA
- a CDS encoding NADH-quinone oxidoreductase subunit A: MLLLLAVCLFGVLLLYGAGRFCAVRREPARALPPFSGGLAPAEHPASRFHVRWYPVSLVFLAFDMEMLFMYPWVRVVRETGTPAVVEMFLFLGILLAAVAYAWREGAFRWS; this comes from the coding sequence GTGCTCCTGCTGCTCGCCGTCTGCCTGTTCGGCGTCCTGCTCCTGTACGGCGCCGGGCGGTTCTGCGCCGTGCGCCGCGAACCCGCCCGCGCGCTGCCGCCGTTCAGTGGAGGACTGGCTCCCGCCGAGCACCCCGCGAGCCGCTTCCACGTCCGCTGGTACCCGGTCTCCCTGGTCTTCCTCGCCTTCGACATGGAGATGCTCTTCATGTACCCGTGGGTGCGGGTGGTCCGGGAGACGGGGACCCCGGCCGTGGTCGAGATGTTCCTCTTCCTCGGCATCCTGCTGGCGGCCGTCGCCTACGCCTGGCGGGAGGGCGCCTTCCGGTGGAGCTGA